GCTCACGGCTCACGGCGGATTTACATAGCTCCTCGACCGGAACAAAACTCCACACTTTGTGAGAGGGAGAACGAGACAGAAAACGGGCGGTTCCCTATGCTTACCGTCGGAGTTCTTCTGCACCCTGGTGGCGTGGATAATGAGCGCGTCCGGATGTCCGCCCTTGACGTCGGGTCCatcttcattttcctttttaaacACCAGATGGCTACTCACGTCCAGCTCTTCCATCAGGTTTAgcgactgttgctgctgctgctcaacTACGGTCATACCATTCTGCAACGAAAAAGTATGAAGAATTTAGTACAGGGTGGCTGAACTAGACAATTTCACGAAGAAAGAATTGTCCAATAGACAGAAACGGCTTTGTTAGCCTTATTTAAAAGCATTCTACATGTTACGGAATCCTAGTGTAATGTTAACACTCTTGTTTTTTAAGGAAAAATATATGCCACACTAATATTTAAAAGCACGTATGAACAGTGTTTTTTCTGCAAAGCGGTAAAGCATGTAGTTGTTAAAAATCGCCAAACAAATCAACGTGATGTTAACTGTTTGTAACAGAAGCATTTTCAAACAACGGTAGTATAAATCAACGAGCTTAAAAGCATAATTCAAAGTTCAATGTTGCAAAGAATcgtaaatcaatttcatcagAAGGATGTAAACTTCtttttgttaaaattaaatcaaaccgATAAAAGgttaaattattaaacaaataatcaaatgCCAATCTATCATAAGCTTATCATGAAGCAGGCATGATTATATAAACTATGGTTATTATCGTTacttaaattattcaaaaaagaAGCGCTTTTCTAACAGTGCCAGTAAGAAATGACAAATTAaagatcaaacaaaaaaattgaaaagaattatagaaaataaacaaattaacataaagtagtttgtttcaaaaatgaagTACTTTTCTAACACCCGTAGCGTAAGATACATAATCTTAAAGCAAAGTTGATATCTTAAggaacgaatgaatgaattctCTGCAAAAAGAAGATGCTGAATTaaataaacatcaaacaaatcaacatcAAGTTGTTTGCTTCAAAAACACTAAGCACTCTTCAAAGATTCGCAGTTTAAATTACGAAATTTAACATCCATAAAAGAAATTTTGAACTGTTCATGCAACAATCTAGCGTTCTAGCAAAAGTTTGTGGTAAGATAGTGTCTCAAATGCACCTTATTATTTCGCCTTAGTATCACCTCAACCTCGCCCCCGTCGTCCTTACTGCCACGTTCCTCGTTGGCGGGCGATTCGTACGCCGCCTCACCGGATGGGCTCGCAGGCGGTTTGCCGCTACTAGTTCTACTGGTACCTCTGTTATGGCTATCGTTTAAATAACTACTAGATTCAACGTTGCTACTGCCGCTACTGTTATTGCTGTGGCTGTGGTTGCTGCCGCCGGGGACTAGAGTGTTGCTGCCAGCGACACCGCCGCCTCCGCTACGGTTAGTGCTAGGTTCGAGATTCGTGTTGGAAGCGGAAGTCGAGAGATTAGCGGCCCCCGGCTCGAGCGGGCCCCGTGTTGTCGCGTCGCACAAGAGGAGATAGTCCTCGTCGTGGTTCGGGTGTTTGCCGGCAGTTCCAGTTTTACCACATGTGGCCGTAAtcgcaccatcaccaccggaagcgacaGTAGCGGAGGAAAAAGCGATCGTAGCGGTACCATCGGACACGTCCGAGTCTGGCGTGTGGCCACCCAGCGATACCTTAGGGGATCTTGTTTCGGCCGGTTGATTGCAGCCCGGTTTACCACCGGCCGAGTGTGCCGATACCAGCGACGTGGTTGATGGTGACGGTGACGTATTGATTGCTGTTGGAGActgttgcggttgctgctgctgctgttggtagagatgctggtgatggtggtgctgatgATCCTGGAAAATCTTTGGGCTGGCGGGTGGCGTTGACGCGATGCTGGGCGTTTTGCTATTGATGCGCTGGCGCTTCGGTGGCAGAGCCGGCGGTTTTACGTTGACATTTGGCGAACCCGGTGGGGACACTGTCCCGGGGGCGACGATCCGTGACGGTGACAGGCTGAAAGAAGCCGCAAAAGATTGATCAGATCACGTGCTATCGGTAAAAGAAGGCGTCAGAGTATCGTACCTCATCGTCTGACTGTGCGAGATGCTGTGATTGCTCGTACTGCCACCGCTCGAGATCTGCTCCGAGTGTGCCAGGTTGTACGTATGCACCGAGTGGCGCATAAACTCCGACTGGTTCTGGGTGGCGCTCCCGAAGATCTCCATGTAGGCCATGACTGCAAgattgggaaggaaaaatcgacaCGTGAGTAAAGCAAACACCTCATCAGACGAAGGCGTTCAAAGGCGTCACTACGGTCGCTTCTAACGATtagtgaaatgaaatggaaaagcacAAATCAAGCAATTAATCAAGATGAACTGAACAAAAActaacaacgaaaaaaaaaactgcctaCTGCGCAGCCAAACAAAAGGGCGACGGAAAGGATGCAAAATATGGCACTGGAACGCAAGATTCGTGAAGGAAGATAACCGGCACGGAAGGACTGTAACCGCTGGTGTGGATGTTTGTGGTCGCCGAGATCCTCCATCTTGTTTGATCTGTAGTAGAATGTAACCGGTTGATGGAGGAATAGCTTATGTTTCGGTTGTTGGAGGTGTATGTGGCACCTGCTGCAATCACTGCTTGTAAGGGTATTTTTATGatattgttgatgttgttgttggtatGCTACACGAGGAATTGTGAAGCAGTACTATAAGCACTATATAGTGGTGTTGATTTAGACAgagtgatagagagaaagagagttaAGGAATAGGTCCTGATTTTGGCGCTTCTGAAGCACGTGATGGCGAACAACTTCAATTTCGTTTCAGTTTTTACATGTGGTTTACTTGTGCTATAAGCTACGTGTTGTGAGcaggtatgtgtgtgtgtacgtgtgataAAGAGTGAAAGACAGAAAGATAGCAATAGATCAGGTATCTGCGTGTGGGAGAGATTGTTGGTCTATCCCTGTGATTTGTTAGTCAGAGAATAATAAGAAGCTAGCACAGATAGATCCGGATATGCAATTCCGTtaaggtaaaagaaaaaccaagcAAACGAAAGAGATCTTTTTGGTCGATATTCAACTAACAGTGACAAGGGAGCCGGGGGTTGGGTAATAGAACGGAATAAAAGTGAGACCAACTTACCTGAGTAGGCAACACTTTGAAACACTAAAGTGCGCGCAACGTAACATAAGATTAGATTAGAAGGTGTTTTAAGAGCAAGGTTTtatgttggcttttttttttctttttttagaaAGTAAAGATTGAAATGCTTGATTCGAGTAACATATCACACGCCATACAAGTTGTTTAGAAATtcaatacacacacatacatacgcacacgcacgcacacaaacgtaCATGAATGTTCGAGAAACGGTTGCGCTCAACAACGCTTGCTAGAGAAAAACTACATCACACTAAGGAAGGTATAAGTATCTTCTGGAGTTTTGAAACTTCACAATACGACGTGGTTTCTAAAGTGTACCGCTGGGTTAGAATATTGGCGCAATTTACGCATTAAGATAAAGTTATATTGTAGATCCCAAGAAGCAAGAAGCCTTGGTAATGTGGGAACCAAACAGCACAAACTGTTCCCACGAGTAGACACCGCTACTCTAGCATAGGCCATGTTTGCTCGCATCTAGTTTGAAAGGTTTTAGTTTTGAGCACATTTTTGTCTGGCTAATTAGCTGCATTGGTTTTGTTGTTAGCTGCCACCAGCTCGTGGTCATCTCGTACTTCTtaaattcataaatttcccaaaTCTCGATTTAAGAGGTATCTTTGCAGGACCTCGCTTTGCACGTTGGGGCAGACCATGCCGTAACCACCTTCAGCCGAATACTTACTATGTTTCTTCTTGATGGGCAGCGGTGGTGGCTCTTCCTGGAAGCGACTCATATGCCGAGGCTCGATCAGGCTGATATGCTTGCTCGGTAAGTTGTGGAACATCTGCTGCCGGCCGTACAGATACGAGGGCGAACTCTGCATCGGGAAGTGACCGAACGAATCCTGTGAGCTGCATAGCAAAGAGTTAGGGTTAGTGGAGTGATAAACGTGTCAGAGCTTTGCAGGAGAGTGCTCACCTTCGCTCCAGGTCCAACTCATCGACATTGTCGTACTGCGATGGGTGACGTTCTCGCTTGATGCTGTGTGAGCGCGTCTTGATGGGTAAAGCTGGTGGACGATCGGAAGCCGCCGGAAGACCGGTTGGCCGCGGGAATACATCATCGTTCCCCAGTTCGTCGATACTGGCACCGTGTACGAGCAGTTTCGATAGACTGCCACTGCTAGACGCGGCCACAGTCGATGTCAACGAGGTCGTAGTGGTGCAGATGAACTGCTGCTCTGTGCCCTTCGAGGGTGCGACAACACCCGCTTCATCGCTCGCTTGCGTGATGATTGTATCGATTTTCTTATggaaatgctgctgctgctgctgttgctgctgctggtgatgcaGGACTAGCGCGTGATGGTGTTGTTGCACAGACGCCTTTCCAGTGTTCACAACCAACGCCGTCAACCCATCCACGATCGATTCGGATTTGTGCACgtacgaggacgacgacgaggacgaactgGCGCTTTTCTGGTGATGATGGGTCGTGGTGGTGACAGTCGCTCCCGCACTTTGGTACTGtacaaactgctgctgctgctgcagctgatcCCGGTTGACTCGCAGCGAGTACATCGACTCAAACCCGGACTCGTTCGAGTTGCGATTcaggctgctgttgctggtctGCGGCAGCCCGATCAGCTCCACCGGGGTATCCTCCCAGGGTTGCGTGAGGGCAGCTGTTCCGAGCACCACCAACCCACCAAGACTGGCCGCGGGTGCACTGGCGTGCGATGAACAGCTCGTGAGGGCGCGTAGTTCTTCCTCCTCGCGCGAATGATTCAGAGCCGAGTCCAACGAACCGGCACTGGCACTGAGTAGACTAGAGTTGTCCTCCGGCGACCGGGAACGCAGTGACATCCGGTCAAGCCCGATCGGgccaccaccgacaccgacacctCCTCCCGGTCCCCCACCACCCAGATGGAACAGGGCGGAATCCGTCGAGTTGCAATCAGACGTCGTGTCGTGGAACGAATGGTTCTTTGCGTGCTGGCCTTTGCGCTTGGGTggcaacggtggcggtggttccTGGGAGCGATCCGGTAGTGGGggtttcggtggcggtggtggactCGAATCACGCAGGATGCTCTCAGTGCTGTGGGACGCGCGAGCCGTCATCAGGGACGTCTGCTCCAGGATGTCACGTTCCCGGGGCGTCAACGTAATATCCGGTAAGGACGTACGCTGGCTAACCACGTCCACCGTTGGCCGCTGTAGCGTGTTGCCGCTTGTGCCGGACGAAGCCACGGAACCGGCTCCACCCGATCCCGATCCCCCCGAgcccgcaccaccaccactagcaCCGTGTAGCAGCTTTCGGTCGGAGATTTTCTCGTTAGCGAGATTAACGAGATTGTTGATCGCGTTCTCGACTAGCTCGACCACCTCCTTCACGTTTTCTTTACTCAGCGACGGGCAATCCTCGCCGTCCTTCGTGAGAAGGACCTCATCGCACAGCTTCAGCAGGTTACCGAGCGACACGTGCACGTGGTTGGTTGCGTTGATGAACGCTGTACTGTGCTCGTTCAGGGTGTACGACTGCAGGGCTGTGGAACAAAACAGATGTTACAATCCTGTGTGCAAGGACACGTCCCGTCCGTCACTTACCTGTGTGCACGTTAGCGATGGACTCCAGCACGACCGTCCCATTGCCCGGCAGCATCTCGAGCTTGTTCTTCAGAATCACATCCTTGAAGTGTGTCAGCGCGTTCTTCACCTGCCGAACGTGATAGTTGAGATCCTGCACCGGTTTCGCCGGTTCGTCCGTCGTGCTCTTCCGGCTGCCATAATTTCCGGACCCACCTCCGCCGCCTGTGCCGCCCCGCGGGCTGTTCGGTGAGTGGGACCTGTGGAATTTTTTCGAATTTCGATACGCAAGCGAGAACAGCATTATTAGAAAGCGCAAGAAATAATCACAGATCCGTTCCGGGTGTTGAAAAACACCCAGCCAGCCAAGCAACTGCGGCTGCAGGTTGTGCCGTATGTGTTCCGACCACTGATCGGAGTAGCAGCGGCAACACACAGCAGTTAAGAAACATGACACACGGTTTGCGATAAGGTGAGGCATGCACGTTATCGGTGTCTTATCGTAGATAAGGCAAACAACCTACGTCCGATAGCGTGCAGGGGTACCGCGTTTGTCTTGTGCGTCAATAGCTTGGGAATCGCAAGACGCCCTTCGTAACCTTCCTGGGAAAAGGGTCGGACACGATGTCACGAGCGAAAAGTGCAGTTGCACATTGTATCGTGTTCGTTTAATCCGCTGGACGCGGCTGTCGAGCCCTATGGACTGTCCTCTCAGTAGATGGGTGATAAGTAAATGAAAGTGAGTTGTAATCTACGATTCGCCCTTTGATTTGTTCTAAGTAAAACATTCATTGCAATCGTGTAATGATTCCCATCACACCTACATGCCTTACTAATCCTCCTTAGCTTCTACTCCTTTACTTATCCTTCTGTCCCTGCTACTCCTAACCATTTACAGGATTCCTTTCTTAAATCCAACTCAACCCGTGAGACATCTCACCTCGTCATCGTGTTGGTCGGCGTGCGGATCTGTGAGATCTTCTCGAGAAAGTCGTCCTTAAAGGAGCGAGCCCGCCGTGCCAGCTTGTTGCCGCGGATGCTGCCCTTGTGACCGGACGAACCGGGTGTACCGGGCGTAACGGCGGTCCCGCCGCCGGCCTCACCCCCACCACCGGTTGGCGTACCGGAAGTTGCACCCGGTGGTCCCGTACCACCGTTACTGCTAGCCGTAGAGCTGCGGCCACTCGAGACGGGTGTCGAGGACGTgccgatgttgctgctgccactTGCCGCGCCACAGTTCCCGCCACTTTCGTATCCTGAAAGAGGAatagataacaaaaaaaatggtatacGATAAGCGAGTGTTTGAATGCCGGAATCGATCAAGTGcgtcatttttctctctctctcttctctttcaCATTCCGTTGGATTAATCTTCCGGAACACTCCTCCGGTATCGGTTCCGGTAGTGCGTCTGCTGTGATGTTGAGTCGCTTGCGGATGTGCCAGATAAGACACGCGAGATAAGGTGTTCCGAACCTTGCCCTTGGAGGCGTTGTTTATCTGCTGGCCCATTCCTGCCACCGGTTATCTGAAGCATttcttcctcgatcaaaatgcATTTTGAGAAATTCCAAACATAACAGTTGATAACAAGGAAGGCATGGGTTCAGAAATAGTTGGACTTTCCGGCAACATCCGGCTATGGATATATATATTCtactaatttaaaaataatttcttaAGTATCATATATAACAATGGATTTATTACCGGAAATCTTGCGGCGCTATTTCTAACTATTGCGGAATCTTTTCTATTCCGATAGGTAAAAAACAAGCGGATAAAGGTAACTGTGGAGGAAAAATCCTTCCGAAGAAAACTTTGCAACTGCGAGGCACGTTAAAAGGTGTAACTATCGCTCGCAAACATTCCGAATAGGGCATACATATTTTGAGAAAGCTGAAGATTCGTTGAAGACATAGaaccaaaaaaatgaaaaattcttTCTACTCAAGCACAAGTTTAACCGACCCTACAAGCATGTCCTGGACGAATAGTAGCTTGTAAAACGTTTCTAAAAGGATTCCACCAACTTCCGCCAATACCCTGCCATTCCGAGGATGTTGCACGATGTCTATGGTGAAGGATGAGCATAGTAGAGGCACATTCAACTCGACATTGGCTCGCAAACATTCGGTGACGGTTTTATTCGCCCGAGCTGCGGTTACGGTGTGCGGAGAAGGAAAACGTAGGCGAAAAGA
This genomic interval from Anopheles nili chromosome X, idAnoNiliSN_F5_01, whole genome shotgun sequence contains the following:
- the LOC128729216 gene encoding guanine nucleotide-releasing factor 2, producing the protein MPDFDDSFLFDCASFERKKWKAHHLRCHPTGVVLKRASNLDPDPLLDVQLPVEKVPVSPAVSRKDPKRKKGVLEILASPGVGRRKLFGVITTSTYDVLQRGQASSDQRGSVVSCGDQFQYKPQLEQLSDVPSGYESGGNCGAASGSSNIGTSSTPVSSGRSSTASSNGGTGPPGATSGTPTGGGGEAGGGTAVTPGTPGSSGHKGSIRGNKLARRARSFKDDFLEKISQIRTPTNTMTRSHSPNSPRGGTGGGGGSGNYGSRKSTTDEPAKPVQDLNYHVRQVKNALTHFKDVILKNKLEMLPGNGTVVLESIANVHTALQSYTLNEHSTAFINATNHVHVSLGNLLKLCDEVLLTKDGEDCPSLSKENVKEVVELVENAINNLVNLANEKISDRKLLHGASGGGAGSGGSGSGGAGSVASSGTSGNTLQRPTVDVVSQRTSLPDITLTPRERDILEQTSLMTARASHSTESILRDSSPPPPPKPPLPDRSQEPPPPLPPKRKGQHAKNHSFHDTTSDCNSTDSALFHLGGGGPGGGVGVGGGPIGLDRMSLRSRSPEDNSSLLSASAGSLDSALNHSREEEELRALTSCSSHASAPAASLGGLVVLGTAALTQPWEDTPVELIGLPQTSNSSLNRNSNESGFESMYSLRVNRDQLQQQQQFVQYQSAGATVTTTTHHHQKSASSSSSSSSYVHKSESIVDGLTALVVNTGKASVQQHHHALVLHHQQQQQQQQQHFHKKIDTIITQASDEAGVVAPSKGTEQQFICTTTTSLTSTVAASSSGSLSKLLVHGASIDELGNDDVFPRPTGLPAASDRPPALPIKTRSHSIKRERHPSQYDNVDELDLERSSQDSFGHFPMQSSPSYLYGRQQMFHNLPSKHISLIEPRHMSRFQEEPPPLPIKKKHMFQSVAYSVMAYMEIFGSATQNQSEFMRHSVHTYNLAHSEQISSGGSTSNHSISHSQTMSLSPSRIVAPGTVSPPGSPNVNVKPPALPPKRQRINSKTPSIASTPPASPKIFQDHQHHHHQHLYQQQQQQPQQSPTAINTSPSPSTTSLVSAHSAGGKPGCNQPAETRSPKVSLGGHTPDSDVSDGTATIAFSSATVASGGDGAITATCGKTGTAGKHPNHDEDYLLLCDATTRGPLEPGAANLSTSASNTNLEPSTNRSGGGGVAGSNTLVPGGSNHSHSNNSSGSSNVESSSYLNDSHNRGTSRTSSGKPPASPSGEAAYESPANEERGSKDDGGEVEVILRRNNKNGMTVVEQQQQQSLNLMEELDVSSHLVFKKENEDGPDVKGGHPDALIIHATRVQKNSDDDCLEDAYGEAFITTFRTFISPLELIQKLSHRYTVYHCQMNDAKQKAAKESFSLLVRVVNDLTTPDLSERLLVILMNFDYQLVSDGHLTMAKLLRVKLIEKALVFKQKASLAIQTPSMRDVVTNQPTLLDLKSADIAEQMTLLDAELFQKIEIPEVLIWAQEQCEERSPNLTRFTEHFNKMSYWARTQILKQDDAKDREKHVIKFIKIMKHLRKINNYNSYLALLSALDSAPIRRLEWHKTITEGLKEYCALIDSSSSFRAYRQALAETNPPCIPYIGLVLQDLTFVHIGNPDQLPDGATNFSKRWQQYHIVVNMKRFKKGSYPFKKNERIIGFFENFENHLDEDVMWQISETIKPRGTRKTNVN